From a single Phacochoerus africanus isolate WHEZ1 chromosome 11, ROS_Pafr_v1, whole genome shotgun sequence genomic region:
- the LOC125111354 gene encoding olfactory receptor 2AG1-like yields MELWNSSLGSSFILVGILNDSGSPGLLCATVAVLYMLALTSNGLLLLVISVDARLHAPMYLLLGQLSLMDLLFTSVVTPKALVDFLLGESTISFGGCALQMFLVLTLGGAEGLLLAFMAYDRYVAICHPLNYMVLMRPQICWLLVATSWILAFLNSVIHTSYTMHLPFCTSRAIRHLLCEVPPLLKLACADTSGYEFMVYVSSATFLMPALAAILGSYTSVLAAVLRMSSGEGRQKALVTCSSHLTVVGMYYGAAMFMYLQPSSYHSPQQDNILSAFYIIVTPVLNPLTYSLRNKEITGAFRRVLGRLPFVQGW; encoded by the coding sequence ATGGAGCTCTGGAACTCCTCCCTGGGAAGCAGCTTCATCTTGGTGGGGATTCTGAATGACAGTGGGTCTCCTGGGCTGCTCTGCGCCACAGTCGCCGTCCTGTACATGCTGGCCCTGACCAGCAATGGCCTGCTGCTCCTGGTCATCTCAGTGGATGCCCGGCTCCACGCGCCCATGTACCTGCTGCTCGGGCAGCTGTCCCTCATGGACCTCCTGTTCACGTCTGTCGTCACTCCCAAGGCCCTCGTGGATTTTCTGCTGGGGGAGAGCACCATCTCCTTTGGGGGCTGTGCCCTTCAGATGTTCCTGGTACTGACCCTGGGTGGTGCAGAGGGCCTCCTACTGGCTTTcatggcctatgacaggtatgTGGCCATTTGCCATCCTCTGAACTACATGGTCCTCATGAGGCCACAGATCTGTTGGCTCCTGGTGGCCACATCTTGGATCCTGGCATTCCTGAATTCTGTGATACACACCTCATATACTATGCATTTGCCTTTCTGCACGTCCCGGGCTATCAGGCACCTGCTCTGTGAGGTCCCGCCCTTGCTAAAGCTGGCCTGCGCGGATACCTCTGGATATGAGTTCATGGTATATGTGTCAAGTGCAACTTTTCTCATGCCTGCCCTCGCTGCTATCCTTGGCTCCTATACATCTGTCCTAGCTGCTGTCCTCCGCATGTCCTCAGGCGAGGGAAGGCAGAAAGCCCTCGTCACCTGCTCTTCTCATCTGACGGTGGTGGGGATGTACTACGGAGCTGCCATGTTCATGTACCTCCAGCCCAGTTCCTATCATAGTCCCCAACAGGACAACATCCTCTCTGCATTTTATATTATCGTTACTCCAGTACTGAACCCTCTCACCTACAGTCTTAGAAACAAGGAGATAACGGGGGCCTTCAGGAGGGTGCTGGGGAGACTGCCTTTTGTTCAGGGGTGGTAG
- the LOC125111781 gene encoding olfactory receptor 2D3-like, which yields MGTENQTYVTEFILVGLSSGQRAQIPLFMVFLVIYLLTVFGNLLIIALIHTDSRLHTPMYFFLKNLSFTDLLFSTTIVPQMLFHLLVTRKTISIAGCSIQMIFSLVAGCTESSLLAVMSYDRYVAVCKPLRYATVMTQRVCVQLTVGSWASGAFVSLVDTTFTLSLSYHGQNMINHYFCEPPALLKLASEETSKAEMAIFAMGVVILLGPLSLILFSYWNIISTVIQIHVGERKLKVFSTCGSHLIVVVLFYGSTVFTYMRPNSTQMKEGDKVISVFYSVVTSMMNPFIYSLRNKDVKESFRKVLGR from the coding sequence ATGGGCACAGAAAACCAAACCTATGTGACTGAATTCATCTTGGTGGGCCTGTCTTCAGGCCAGAGGGCCCAGATCCCGCTGTTTATGGTATTTCTTGTCATCTACCTGCTGACTGTGTTTGGGAATCTGCTTATCATAGCGCTAATTCACACTGACTCTCGACTTCATACACCaatgtatttcttccttaaaaaccTGTCATTTACTGATCTCCTTTTCTCTACAACAATTGTCCCCCAGATGCTATTCCATTTGCTGGTAACAAGAAAGACGATTTCCATTGCTGGGTGCTCGATTCAGATGATTTTTTCCCTAGTGGCAGGGTGCACAGAAAGTTCCCTGCTGGCGGtgatgtcctatgaccgctatgtggccgtCTGCAAGCCCCTGCGCTACGCCACCGTCATGACCCAGAGAGTTTGCGTTCAACTGACCGTGGGATCTTGGGCCAGTGGGGCATTTGTATCTCTAGTAGATACGACATTTACTTTAAGTCTCTCATACCATGGCCAGAACATGATTAATCATTATTTTTGTGAACCTCCAGCGCTCTTGAAGTTGGCTTCAGAAGAAACATCCAAAGCTGAGATGGCCATCTTCGCAATGGGTGTGGTGATCCTCCTTGGTCCTCTCTCCCTCATCCTTTTCTCCTACTGGAATATTATCTCCACGGTGATTCAGATACACGTAGGGGAGAGGAAGCTCAAGGTCTTTTCTACGTGTGGTTCTCATCTCATCGTTGTTGTCCTCTTCTACGGCTCAACAGTATTTACCTATATGCGTCCAAATTCCACACAGATGAAGGAGGGGGATAAGGTGATCTCTGTGTTCTACTCAGTCGTAACGTCTATGATGAACCCATTCATTTACAGCCTAAGGAACAAGGACGTTAAGGAGTCGTTCAGGAAAGTACTTGGAAGATAG
- the LOC125111670 gene encoding olfactory receptor 2D3-like, which yields MGEENQTHVTEFVFLGLSQDPQTQVLLFVLFLILYLLTVLGNLLIIVLIHTDSKLHTPMYFFLSNLSFADVSFSTTTVPQVLVHFLVKEKTISFAGCATQIVVLLLVGCSECVLLAVMSYDRYVAVCKPLRYATVMTQQACLRLAVGSWAGGALVSLVDTTFTFQLPYQGRNVINHYFCEPPALLKLASADTHETETAIFAMGVAILLAPVALILVSYGNIVSAVIQMQSGAGRLKAFSTCGSHLIVVVLFYGSAIFAYMRPNAKTMNERDKVISVFYSAVTPMLNPIIYSLRNKEVKGALRRVTAK from the coding sequence ATGGGAGAAGAAAACCAAACCCACGTGACTGAATTTGTCTTCCTGGGACTTTCACAGGATCCCCAGACACAGGTCCTGCTCTTCGTCCTTTTTCTGATCCTCTACCTTCTGACTGTGCTGGGAAATCTGCTTATCATCGTGCTCATTCACACAGACTCCAagctccacacacccatgtactttttccttagCAACTTGTCCTTTGCCGATGTCTCTTTTTCTACCACCACAGTCCCCCAGGTGCTAGTCCACTTCCTGGTAAAGGAGAAAACCATTTCCTTTGCGGGATGCGCAACACAGATAGTTGTTTTACTACTGGTTGGGTGTTCCGAGTGTGTCCTGCTGGCGGtgatgtcctatgaccgctatgtggccgtCTGCAAGCCCCTGCGCTACGCCACCGTCATGACCCAACAAGCGTGTCTCCGGCTGGCCGTGGGGTCCTGGGCCGGCGGCGCCCTGGTGTCTCTGGTGGACACCACCTTTACTTTCCAACTTCCCTATCAAGGACGGAACGTGATCAATCACTACTTTTGCGAGCCCCCTGCCCTCCTGAAGCTGGCTTCAGCAGACACCCACGAGACGGAGACGGCCATCTTCGCAATGGGCGTGGCCATCCTCCTGGCGCCTGTCGCCCTCATCCTCGTCTCCTACGGGAACATCGTCTCCGCCGTGATCCAGATGCAGTCTGGGGCGGGGAGGCTCAAAGCTTTCTCTACCTGTGGCTCCCATCTCATTGTCGTTGTCCTCTTCTACGGCTCAGCAATATTCGCCTACATGCGGCCAAACGCCAAAACAATGAATGAAAGAGATAAAGTGATCTCTGTGTTCTACTCAGCAGTGACACCCATGCTGAACCCCATCATTTATAGCCTCAGGAACAAGGAGGTCAAAGGGGCTCTCAGGAGAGTGACTGCAAAATAG
- the LOC125111669 gene encoding olfactory receptor 2AG1-like, translated as MEHWNSTLGGGFILVGILNDSGSPGLLCATIAVLYMLALTSNGLLLLVISVDARLHAPMYLLLGQLSLMDLLFTSVVTPKALVDFLLGESTISFGGCALQMFLALALGGAEDLLLAFMAYDRYVAICHPLSYMVLMRPGVCWLLVATSWVLASLSALGHTLYTMHYPFCRSRKISHLLCEIPPLLKLACADTSRYELMVYVTGVTFLIPPLVAVLASYALILFTVLHVPSREGRRKALVTCSSHLTVVGMFYGAATVMYVLPSSLHSPGQDRITSVFYTVVTPALNPLIYSLRNKEVLGAWRRVLGRRVL; from the coding sequence ATGGAGCACTGGAACTCCACCCTGGGAGGTGGCTTCATCTTGGTGGGGATTCTGAATGACAGTGGGTCTCCTGGGCTGCTCTGCGCCACAATCGCCGTCCTGTACATGCTGGCCCTGACCAGCAATGGCCTGCTGCTCCTGGTCATCTCAGTGGATGCCCGGCTCCACGCGCCCATGTACCTGCTGCTCGGGCAGCTGTCCCTCATGGACCTCCTGTTCACGTCTGTCGTCACTCCCAAGGCCCTCGTGGATTTTCTGCTGGGGGAGAGCACCATCTCCTTTGGGGGCTGTGCCCTTCAGATGTTCCTGGCACTGGCTCTGGGTGGCGCCGAGGACCTCCTCCTGGCCTTcatggcctatgacaggtatgTGGCCATCTGCCATCCTCTGAGCTACATGGTCCTCATGAGACCGGGGGTCTGCTGGCTCCTGGTGGCCACATCCTGGGTCCTGGCATCCCTGAGTGCTCTAGGGCACACCCTGTATACCATGCACTATCCTTTCTGTAGGTCCCGAAAAATCAGCCACCTGCTCTGTGAGATCCCACCTCTGCTGAAGTTGGCCTGTGCCGATACCTCCAGATATGAGCTCATGGTGTATGTGACGGGTGTGACTTTCCTGATCCCCCCTCTGGTTGCTGTCCTTGCCTCCTACGCACTGATCCTGTTTACTGTGCTCCACGTGCCCTCGAGGGAGGGGAGGCGGAAAGCCCTGGTCACGTGCTCTTCCCACCTGACTGTGGTGGGGATGTTCTATGGAGCCGCCACGGTCATGTACGTCCTGCCCAGCTCCCTGCACAGCCCCGGGCAGGACCGCATCACCTCTGTCTTCTACACCGTGGTCACCCCAGCCCTGAACCccctcatctacagcctgaggaacaaggaggtgctgggggcctggaggagggtCCTGGGAAGACGTGTGCTGTGA